A DNA window from Flavisolibacter ginsenosidimutans contains the following coding sequences:
- a CDS encoding response regulator, translating to MIAFRVVIVDDDPDDRGLLRDAFEAAGIEPVFAFSSVEPFLQYLFSVKESGELPVLVVTDVNMPGMTGFELLKRLKLTPRFCTIPVVVWSTSNDVEEMNRALRFGAASCVVKPVRMSEYNPLIPRMLHCV from the coding sequence ATGATTGCTTTTCGTGTTGTGATTGTCGACGACGACCCCGATGACCGGGGCTTGCTCCGAGACGCCTTCGAAGCCGCTGGAATAGAACCTGTTTTTGCCTTTTCGTCCGTCGAACCCTTTTTGCAGTACTTGTTCAGTGTAAAAGAAAGCGGCGAGCTGCCTGTACTTGTTGTCACAGATGTGAACATGCCGGGCATGACCGGGTTTGAACTGCTGAAGCGTTTAAAGCTCACGCCTCGCTTTTGTACAATTCCGGTGGTGGTGTGGAGCACGTCCAACGACGTAGAAGAAATGAATCGGGCGCTTCGCTTTGGCGCAGCCAGCTGCGTAGTGAAACCGGTCAGGATGAGCGAGTACAACCCGCTCATTCCCCGGATGTTGCATTGCGTGTAG
- a CDS encoding response regulator yields MKPVKNTTILYMDDDGDDIELLRDAFHSLDPAFRLLEASNGEEGLQKLHALKQNGALPCLIVLDLNMPKLGGRETLRRIKEDGFLSKIPVVVFSTSDSEKDKGHFQREAVEYITKPVEYALFLQAAKRLLNYCESQVQM; encoded by the coding sequence ATGAAACCGGTGAAAAACACAACCATCCTTTACATGGACGATGACGGAGACGACATCGAGTTATTGCGCGATGCGTTCCATTCGCTTGACCCCGCCTTTCGTCTTCTGGAAGCAAGCAACGGCGAAGAAGGACTTCAAAAACTTCACGCGTTAAAACAGAATGGTGCGCTTCCTTGCCTGATTGTACTCGATTTGAACATGCCCAAACTCGGTGGCCGCGAAACCCTTCGGCGCATCAAAGAAGACGGTTTTCTTTCGAAAATCCCGGTGGTTGTTTTCAGCACGTCTGACAGCGAAAAAGACAAAGGGCACTTTCAACGTGAAGCGGTTGAATACATCACCAAGCCCGTCGAATACGCCCTGTTTTTACAAGCCGCAAAACGCCTACTCAACTACTGCGAAAGTCAGGTTCAAATGTGA
- a CDS encoding phosphatase PAP2 family protein, with translation MDRFFILCANDLYLVCFLIAGIYFLLQARSTQIQLVFFGLSVALISYSVALLAGLFYFDPRPFVEGHFVPLIAHDTENGFPSDHVLLVSCLAATVAFFNSKRSVLLWALTLLVACTRVYVGVHHVIDVAASMVISVAVSSLVYVFLYRKYFLPLSYAVQKQWFKPGVKR, from the coding sequence ATGGACCGGTTTTTTATCCTTTGTGCCAACGACTTGTATCTTGTCTGTTTTCTTATTGCCGGCATTTATTTTCTCTTACAGGCAAGAAGTACGCAAATTCAGCTTGTTTTCTTTGGCCTATCCGTTGCCCTGATTAGCTACAGCGTCGCCCTGCTTGCCGGGTTGTTTTACTTTGATCCGCGACCCTTTGTCGAGGGACATTTTGTTCCGCTGATTGCCCACGATACGGAAAACGGATTTCCTTCCGATCACGTCCTGCTGGTCTCTTGCCTTGCGGCAACGGTTGCCTTTTTTAATTCCAAACGTAGCGTGCTGCTTTGGGCCTTGACGCTGTTGGTGGCGTGTACGCGGGTTTACGTCGGCGTACACCACGTAATTGACGTGGCCGCAAGCATGGTTATCAGTGTTGCCGTGAGCAGTCTTGTTTACGTTTTTCTATATCGCAAATATTTTCTCCCACTAAGCTACGCAGTTCAAAAACAATGGTTCAAACCTGGGGTAAAACGATAA
- a CDS encoding cache domain-containing sensor histidine kinase has product MNSLKSKTGRIVFSVSTLCLFLLAMIWVSYCRQRSFDKSDTIRFAIERNSNLAVALEQYVIRTLHNADAVLQVVKMEYADKGESLDLKNLLKRISISQDIDDCVSIIGPDGRLKMANVAFPGHAAADFSDQPYFIFHSQNNSDSLLISEPRVSRASGKPVIVISRRLYDEKGGFAGVVTLEIQPSVFTSFYAQAHPLQNDIISLIAPDGMTYARRTGDVESSGEDVHKSPLFRHVAQCADSFYFAPDAIRHIPTWFSYRKLNDYAIIATVGSSEANILVDFTNRQPRFIIPRVIISLFIVLFSLFGAQFLLRRRKLADRLLAEEEKYRRLLTQQMVAVQEREREWIGRELHDNVNQVLTTVKLYLEIAAREEGSPLIPRSMQLVNRSITEIRNLSHQLSAPTLGTGSLVDSINALIETVAFSNHLQFAFDYSGYTGVVMSQKLALYRILQEQLTNIVKHAQATHVWISLFGKDDNVILTVRDNGKGFDATSKTRGMGITNIISRAKVFDGTVQIETAPQNGCLLTVTMSRQVVEERSVH; this is encoded by the coding sequence ATGAATAGCCTGAAGTCAAAAACCGGTCGCATTGTCTTCTCCGTTTCGACCCTCTGCCTTTTTTTGTTGGCCATGATATGGGTAAGCTATTGTCGCCAACGATCGTTTGATAAGAGCGATACCATCCGGTTTGCCATAGAAAGAAATTCTAACCTGGCGGTCGCATTGGAGCAATATGTAATCCGAACGCTGCACAATGCAGATGCGGTGTTACAGGTTGTAAAAATGGAGTATGCCGACAAGGGCGAATCACTGGACCTGAAAAATTTATTGAAACGAATATCCATAAGCCAGGATATCGATGATTGTGTTTCCATTATTGGTCCTGACGGCCGGCTGAAGATGGCAAACGTTGCCTTCCCGGGTCATGCGGCGGCTGATTTTTCAGACCAGCCGTATTTTATTTTTCATTCCCAAAACAATAGCGATTCCTTGCTGATCAGCGAACCCCGGGTATCAAGAGCTAGTGGAAAACCCGTGATTGTCATCAGTCGCAGACTCTATGATGAAAAAGGTGGATTTGCCGGTGTGGTTACCCTTGAAATCCAGCCGTCTGTTTTCACTTCCTTTTATGCGCAGGCGCATCCCTTGCAAAATGACATCATCTCACTGATAGCGCCCGATGGCATGACCTATGCCCGCAGAACCGGCGACGTCGAAAGCTCCGGGGAGGACGTCCATAAAAGCCCCTTGTTTCGGCATGTGGCGCAGTGTGCCGATAGCTTTTATTTTGCACCGGACGCGATCAGGCATATTCCAACCTGGTTCAGTTACCGCAAGCTTAACGACTACGCGATCATTGCTACCGTCGGAAGTTCGGAAGCCAATATTCTCGTTGATTTTACAAACCGGCAGCCTCGGTTTATTATACCCCGGGTTATTATATCCCTTTTTATTGTCCTGTTTTCTTTGTTCGGTGCCCAGTTTCTCTTACGCCGACGCAAACTCGCGGATCGGCTTTTGGCGGAAGAAGAAAAGTACCGGCGTCTTCTTACGCAGCAGATGGTCGCCGTGCAGGAGCGGGAACGGGAATGGATTGGCCGCGAACTGCATGACAATGTGAACCAGGTGCTGACGACCGTAAAGCTTTACCTGGAAATAGCAGCAAGGGAAGAAGGAAGTCCCCTGATACCAAGAAGTATGCAATTGGTGAATCGTTCGATCACCGAGATCCGCAATCTATCGCACCAGTTGTCTGCACCCACGTTGGGCACCGGTTCACTGGTTGATTCCATCAATGCACTGATTGAAACCGTGGCTTTTTCCAACCACTTGCAGTTTGCGTTTGATTATTCCGGATACACCGGTGTTGTGATGAGCCAGAAACTTGCCCTCTACCGCATTTTGCAGGAGCAGTTGACAAACATTGTAAAACACGCACAGGCCACGCATGTCTGGATATCACTTTTTGGGAAAGACGATAACGTCATACTAACCGTGAGAGATAACGGGAAAGGTTTTGATGCCACTTCGAAGACCCGCGGAATGGGAATTACTAATATTATCAGTCGCGCCAAAGTGTTTGATGGTACCGTACAGATTGAAACTGCTCCCCAAAATGGATGTTTGTTAACGGTTACCATGTCCAGGCAGGTCGTGGAAGAACGGAGCGTTCATTGA
- a CDS encoding T9SS type A sorting domain-containing protein produces MKNKFILPSRALLARNVISAFFFLSVSFTAKTQIIWSTGSMNFTQSGAGQYDAISPQTHLGRTTVLNNLICQNVSGQQPCNFNVCNTQWAYGSIANWNTLSYNTLYTTNGCDPTAMIGRPMVLHLLAENVYLQVTFNSWTAGSPGFSYNRTTGSLLPVLLSKFSGRRSGNAGALAWTTETEINCNYFTVQRSSNGTDYQTIGTVMTKAAGGNSSTPLDYDYLDPHPLSGNNYYRLEQLDRDGKKEYSPVVKLAFGSTESSYRIVQNPVAGRIDLVIFSSISKTVTIKIVSMEGRVVKTLIKQITSGDNNLQVGLENLPNGLYVLQVCEEGKHAFTDKVVKQ; encoded by the coding sequence ATGAAAAACAAATTTATTCTGCCTTCGCGGGCCCTGCTGGCTCGTAATGTAATCAGCGCTTTCTTCTTCCTTTCCGTTTCTTTTACGGCCAAGACTCAAATTATTTGGAGTACCGGCAGTATGAATTTCACGCAATCAGGCGCCGGCCAGTATGACGCCATTTCGCCTCAGACCCATCTTGGTCGAACTACAGTGCTTAATAACCTCATTTGCCAAAACGTGTCCGGTCAGCAGCCCTGCAATTTCAATGTGTGCAATACCCAATGGGCTTACGGCAGCATCGCCAATTGGAATACTTTATCGTACAATACGCTTTATACCACCAACGGATGCGACCCTACAGCCATGATCGGGCGGCCGATGGTCCTGCATCTGCTGGCCGAAAACGTTTACCTGCAAGTGACGTTTAACTCGTGGACTGCCGGCAGTCCCGGATTTTCCTATAACCGCACAACCGGCAGCCTCTTACCGGTCCTGCTTTCCAAATTCAGTGGCCGTAGGAGCGGCAACGCTGGCGCCCTTGCCTGGACGACCGAGACAGAGATCAATTGCAATTACTTTACCGTGCAACGCAGTAGCAACGGAACCGATTATCAAACGATCGGTACTGTAATGACAAAAGCAGCCGGTGGCAACAGTAGCACGCCACTTGACTACGACTATTTGGACCCGCACCCGCTAAGCGGCAATAATTATTACCGCCTGGAGCAGTTGGACAGAGACGGCAAAAAAGAATACAGTCCTGTGGTAAAGCTGGCGTTTGGCAGTACTGAAAGTTCCTATAGGATCGTTCAAAATCCCGTTGCCGGGCGTATCGATTTAGTCATCTTCTCCTCCATCAGCAAGACCGTCACCATCAAGATTGTTAGCATGGAAGGCCGGGTCGTCAAGACTTTGATCAAGCAAATCACCAGTGGCGATAATAATTTGCAGGTGGGGCTGGAAAACCTGCCTAACGGGCTGTATGTGCTGCAGGTATGTGAAGAGGGGAAACATGCTTTCACCGACAAGGTGGTAAAGCAATAA
- a CDS encoding CHASE3 domain-containing protein has translation MKSTLFLRPCFEQKLLPIFLVLFSIITSLATLVYKNNQVHQRTSVLVEHTKDVLYNTEEISSSIKELESAVRGYVITGDSAFLSPFLANSKTINAGIRKLSILTENDPLQQVRIDSLHLLTEKRTKAALLTLELRNTHGMEGAQKYIQTKAGFHLTRQLDALLNRIEAAEEALLTLRKQANDESNQRFFAFYFLLIAVLLATLVVSFVALRKNLTARKKAEESLRENKVLLRSIIDNTSSLIYVKDDKGRFTLVNKAFEKKYKLTSGQAIGKTAFDLAPTRYARKYDLNDQTVLRDGRLLEVEEDAVIEGKLHHFYSVKFPLQKRNGKNYGVAGIATDLTDLMTKKQVEKQKEIIETTVDAQEKERKHLSTELHDNINQLLASAKLMLDAAKTNPELHDICLRKCEEAIGEGISEIRNLSHALAAPSFAAGGFTSAVKDLADRINLSGKINVQTSLCTEDEINPLSEKAKIALYRIIQEQMNNTLKYAKASGIHIEVKPQNKKVYLRIADDGVGFNPGEKAKGIGLRNIENRIEFFSGKMNLVSSPNKGCVLQVELPMSCN, from the coding sequence ATGAAATCAACGCTATTTTTAAGGCCTTGCTTTGAGCAAAAGCTGCTTCCTATCTTTTTGGTTCTTTTTTCCATTATCACCTCCCTGGCGACCCTTGTCTACAAAAACAACCAGGTTCACCAGCGTACTTCCGTCTTGGTTGAACACACAAAGGACGTCCTTTACAATACCGAAGAAATATCCAGTTCGATCAAGGAGCTTGAATCCGCTGTCCGGGGATATGTTATAACGGGCGATAGCGCTTTTTTATCGCCCTTCCTTGCCAACAGCAAAACCATCAATGCCGGCATCCGAAAGCTGTCTATCCTTACTGAAAATGACCCCCTTCAACAGGTAAGAATAGATAGCTTACACCTGTTGACGGAGAAAAGGACGAAGGCTGCCCTGCTCACGCTGGAACTGCGAAATACTCATGGGATGGAGGGTGCACAGAAATACATTCAAACCAAAGCCGGCTTTCACCTTACCCGTCAACTGGATGCGCTGCTAAACCGCATTGAGGCCGCAGAGGAAGCGCTTTTAACCCTTCGAAAGCAGGCCAATGACGAAAGCAACCAACGATTTTTCGCCTTTTATTTTTTACTGATTGCGGTATTACTGGCAACGCTTGTTGTTTCTTTTGTTGCGTTGAGAAAAAATCTTACCGCCCGAAAAAAAGCCGAAGAATCGCTGCGGGAAAACAAGGTCCTTCTGCGATCCATTATCGACAACACCAGCTCCCTGATCTATGTCAAAGACGACAAAGGTCGGTTTACGTTGGTGAACAAAGCCTTTGAAAAGAAATACAAGCTTACGAGCGGGCAGGCAATTGGAAAAACAGCCTTCGACCTTGCACCGACCCGCTACGCTCGTAAATACGACCTGAACGATCAAACGGTTTTGCGCGACGGCCGGCTGCTTGAAGTGGAGGAAGACGCGGTGATTGAAGGGAAATTGCATCACTTTTATTCGGTAAAATTTCCCCTGCAAAAAAGGAACGGGAAAAATTACGGGGTGGCCGGTATTGCCACGGACCTTACCGATTTGATGACAAAGAAGCAGGTGGAAAAGCAAAAAGAAATTATCGAAACCACCGTGGACGCGCAGGAAAAAGAAAGAAAGCACCTCTCTACCGAACTGCACGACAACATCAATCAGCTGTTGGCTTCTGCTAAGCTGATGCTGGACGCCGCCAAAACCAATCCAGAGCTGCACGATATCTGCTTGCGCAAATGTGAAGAGGCAATTGGAGAAGGCATTTCAGAGATCCGTAATTTGTCACATGCTCTCGCCGCGCCCTCTTTTGCCGCAGGAGGCTTTACCAGCGCCGTAAAGGATTTGGCCGACCGGATCAATTTAAGCGGAAAGATAAACGTACAGACCTCCCTTTGCACGGAGGATGAAATCAACCCGTTGTCCGAAAAGGCAAAGATTGCCCTGTACCGCATTATTCAGGAGCAGATGAACAATACCCTAAAATATGCCAAGGCAAGCGGTATCCACATTGAAGTAAAGCCCCAAAATAAAAAGGTGTACCTGCGGATTGCCGACGACGGTGTAGGGTTCAATCCTGGCGAAAAAGCAAAAGGCATCGGCCTGCGCAACATCGAAAACCGCATTGAGTTTTTTTCCGGTAAGATGAACCTTGTCTCTTCTCCCAATAAGGGCTGTGTGCTGCAAGTCGAACTCCCTATGTCATGCAATTAA
- a CDS encoding ArsR/SmtB family transcription factor, which yields MDKQSFKVLTGKTKRAALVFRALNHHLRQQILSYLIANPQTDVTSLYKKFHIEQSVASQHLAILRREGLVSAQREGKRMLYSVNNKRLEDVEKIADRLLAASSSSFR from the coding sequence ATGGACAAGCAATCTTTCAAGGTCTTAACCGGCAAAACAAAACGAGCTGCCCTGGTTTTTCGCGCCCTGAACCACCACCTGCGCCAGCAAATTCTTTCTTACCTGATAGCGAATCCCCAAACCGACGTGACGTCTCTTTACAAAAAGTTCCACATTGAACAATCCGTGGCCTCGCAACACCTGGCCATTCTTCGCCGTGAAGGACTGGTGAGCGCACAGCGCGAAGGAAAGCGTATGCTTTATTCGGTGAACAACAAACGCCTGGAAGACGTGGAAAAGATTGCCGATCGATTGCTGGCAGCTTCTTCGTCCTCCTTCCGATAA